In the genome of Chloroflexota bacterium, the window TGCATCGCCCGGCAAACTCAATTCTGCGGCGTATGTGGTGGCGCTCAACAACAACAGCGCCGCTGCCACTATCGCCGTCGCCCACCTGTAACGTGGTTTGGCCAGTTCCATCATCGCCGCGTTCACGTGCGCGATCAACCCTGCACGCGGCGCCGGGAGATTCTGAATCCGCCCGCGCAGTTCCGCCTTGAACGCAGCGCGCGCCGTTACGTCCGGGACCGTCTCAATGGCCTGCGCCACTGCCAAGAGCGCCTCGAGCGCTTCGGCCTGTGCCGGATATTTCGCCAGGCAGTCTCGCACCGTCGATTGGCCGGAGCGAATAGCCTCTAAACAATCTTCCAGAATCACGTCCATCTAATGCCGGTCCTGTTCGGGCTGGCGGAGGAGACGTTGCAGCGCGTTCAATGCACGAAATTGCAAAGCCCGTACTGCTCCCTTGTCTTTTCCCAAGATTTCTCCCACCTGCTCCGTGCCGTATCCCTCCAGGAATTTCAAAATGATCACCTGTTGCTGATCATCGGTCAAGCGCGCGATGGCTCTTTGGAGCCTTTCACGCGTGAGATGCAGTTCCGCCCAGTCGTCAAAGCTCGGCATGCGTTCGTCGGCAAGCGGCAATTCGTCAAGGGGCGCTTCGGCGCGTCGCGTTCGATAATGATCCACGATGAGATTGTGCGCGATGCGATACAGCCACGCGGCAAAGGGCCGCTCGGTCGGTTGGTAGTCGCCGATGCGCTCCCATGCCTTGAGAAATACCTGCGAGGTTAAATCCTCGGCGACGGGAACTAACCCGACCTTATAGTAGACGTACTTGAAGATTCGGTCGATGTAGAGGTCGTACAGTTCGGCGAATGCGTCGGCGTCCCGCCGGACCGCGCGCCGGACCAACGCGCGCTCGTAGTCTACCATCCCGACTGCACCCCGTGAATGTACGACATCGTCCATCCCCTATAACGAATCTGCATGGATTTTGTTACGGCCAGCGGCTCACATATTAAACTGCTACTTTTCGCTTTGTCAAAGGCACGAGCATTGAGATCATGCCTCGGGCATCTTTTTTGCTCGCCCGTAACATTTCCCCTCCCCGTTCGTTGTCATATATGAAGCAGTCTAAATTCCTGTCAGGAGGGAGTTCCATGATAACTGTGCGAATCCTCGTGTCGGTTGTGTTGATGGCTGGCGCAAGCATGTTCGCGCCGTCGGTCCAATCGTTCGTCGCCAACGTAGCGACCGACGTGAGCCAGCGCGTGACGACGGAAGTGAAGTTGCCCGGCGTTTCCGCGAATGCGGACACGCTCGTGAACGCTAACACGGAGGCGCAGGGGGCCGTCCGGGCGAACACACAGGCGCAGACCGGCGCAAATGTGCAACCCCAAACGAATGCGAACGCGCGAACCAGCGGGAGCGTGAACACGCCAGCGCAAGCGAACGCCAACGTCCAGGCGCAAGCGAACACGAACGCACCAGCCCAAGCGAACGTGAGTCCGAACGCGCAGACGAAGGCGAACGCCAACGCGCAAGCAAACGCCAACGTCCAGGCGCAAGCGAACGTGAGTCCGAACGCACAGACGAAGGCGAACGTCAACGCGCCAGTGAATTCCGAGGTGGAAGCGAACGCTAAGGTTGCGGCAGCCATCGCCGCGCACTTCAACGTCGCGGCGTCCGAGGTCCTGGAAATGCACGCTGCCGGTCTGGGCTATGGCGAGATCGTCAAAATCCATGCGCTCGCCAAAGCATCTGGCAAATCCGCTGCAGCAATCAAGGCGATGCACGCGTCCGGCATGGGCTGGGCGGAAATCGCGCTGGCGCTGAAAGTCCCTCTGCAGAATCTGGACGTGAACCTGGGTGGGATCGTTTCGACCACGTTGCCATAGCCCTGTTGCCGGCAAAAGGCACGCAGAAAAAGAGAGACCTCTGTCGACAGAGGTCTCTCGCTTTCCTCCAGCGACGCCCGACCACCTGCGCGGGCGGCTCACGGCGATCAACGTCATGTTCGCGATGGGCGGGCCGCAGCTTGGCGACCTCGAAGCGGGCATCGTGGCGGGGTCGGCAGCCTCATCGCCGTGGTGCTGGCGGCGCGCTACGCGCGTGCGCTCGTGAACTACGACGGGGCGCACCTGCGACTAGCGACTAGCAACTAGCTGCTAGCAACTAGCGACTAGTTATGAGTTTGTGCCAGTTTGTGCCACTTCTATTGACTCCCCCCCCATTCGTGGTATGGTGTAGCCAGATCGTTGCTGACAATGATGCCTCGCGGTAAGTAGCGTGTACAAGGAGGCCATCATGCGCGCTTTACCCCGTTCCACCCGTACCTGGTTGCCGGTCGTTGCGCTCGTCGTGTTGTTTGCGCTGGTCGGTGCGTTCGTAGTTAGCGTGCTGCCCGGCGGCGGCTCAGCCCCCGGCGCGCCCCCTTCTGTCATAGCCACGCGCATCGCCATCGTGACCGGTACAGCCACGTCGATCACGGCGACGGTTGCGCTCACCCCAACCGCGACAGCGACTCTAACCGTGGCGCCGGTTGTCAGCACAACGGCGACGGCCACGCCCAAACCGACGGCAACCACGGCACCGACGGCCACCGCCACGATTGCAGCCAACCCAGTATTGACCACCACCCGGTCTGCTACGGCGGACTGGAAGGTGTACGAGAATCCCGAGCATGCATTCCGCGTCAAATACCCCCCTCAATTCGCATATAGCATCCGCACGCCTCCGCTCGGTCCTGAGATATTGTACTACATGAGCTTCTACGACGGCTCGAAATACCAGTCGCCATTTTCGGGTCAAGCGCCAGCGATTAATCTTGCTGTCCTGGCTAATCCGCAGAAATTCGCGGGGGACGACTGGGCCAAGGCGCATCTCTTCACGACGCCGAACTCCGTACAATACACTTTTCAGTTCGAATCATATCAGATCGCTCGCACATTTTCTGTCAGCGGCATTCAATCTACCAGACTCACTGCCGTCTCAGGCGAAGGAATCACAGGTCATGTGATCTTAATTCCTTTGCTCAGCGAGTCGAAGATGATCTACCTCTCTTACTTTATGGATCCTCCCGCCCTCGAACCTCTGTTTGACGCGATAACATTGACGCTGGAACGTACTCGCTGAAGCTTGAAATGGACTTCACACAAGGAGGTGCCTCCTCATGCGACGAGCCTCTAATCCCTTCGCGCTGCGACTATGCATTGCGATGCTTGGAATTCTTGTTACATTGGGCGCGCCGAAACAGGCTATAGCATCAGATCCGCCCGGTTACATGTTGCCGTGGACCGCCGAGCAATGGAAAACCGTGACACAAGGCTGGAATACGGGCACCCATACGGGAACCAACCATCAATATGCCTACGATTTCTACTTGACCGAGAATATCTCGGTGCGGACGGCGCGGGCCGGCACCGTGGCTTGGATTAAGGACACCGAGACTACCTGTCTTAATGATCCGTATGCCACTGGAAATGGCGTTGTCATTAATCATGACGACGGCACAGCGACGTTGTACATGCACCTGGCGCCGAAGCAGAACGGCCAGCCCTATGGCGTACTCGTCGTTGGGGGAAACAAGGTGCATCAGGGCGCGATGGTCGGCCGCAGCGGTAACACGGGCTACGTCTCACCTTGTTATCCGGACGGGACAGGCGGCTACCATCTGCACTTCAACCATCAAAGCCAGGGCGGTCAGCCATGGACTACATCGCAAGCGGTGTATTTTGAGGAGTATCCGGGGTGGATACTGAACGCCGGCAGTTCCTACTTGTCCCGAGATTATGATCATGTCGTGATGGTAGCCGACGCGCCATTGCCCGGTGCCTATACAGGGCAACTGCTGCACCTGCGCCCGCAATCTCGCGGCGATGATTTCCGCATCTACCCGATCAGCGGCGGCCCAAGCCCATGGGATGGCTGGAACGACGACCCCAGCGCTGTGCATGTGCCGCACGGAGTCAACGTCACGCTCTATGCCGACATCAACTACGGCGGCTATGCCGAGAACTTTTCCACGACCGACAAATGGCTGCCCGATAATCCGGTTGGCAACGACAACGTCTCTTCGATGCGCTATGATGGCGTGTGGCTATTCCAGCACCTCAATTACAATGCGGACGTCAACTACGAGGCGAAAGCCGAGTTCTTTACCGGCTATGCCGACTACCTGCCCAACAACTACATCGGGAACGATTCCGCTACGTCGCTGACCGTTGGTCACAACTGGCAGGTGACGCTATACCAACATGCGTGGGGTACTGGTAATCAACTCGTCCTGGGTGAGGGCAACTACCCCGACCTGCGTCAGCACTATTGCGGTTGCGGCGGGGATGGTACCTGGAATGATCAGGCGTCATCCATCCGGGCGGCTCGTGTCGGACCGTAGACCAGAACCATCCCAAGATGATGCGTGGGCAAGTGCCAATAGCACATTCCTAAAGTGACTCGTTGGCGCTGGTCTCCGTTGACCGAGAAATATAGAGACCCCACGGGTGTCCAAAACCCGTGGGGTCTTTGGTTGCTAAACGCACCTACGCGTCGATCGGCTTCTGCGTGCTGGCGGTTTCCATAACCACCGCCGGCGCCTGCTTCGTCATGGTCAGGCCGTCCTCGCTGGCGTCCACCACCACATGGTCGCCTGCCTTGAACACGCCCGAGAGC includes:
- a CDS encoding sigma-70 family RNA polymerase sigma factor, which encodes MVDYERALVRRAVRRDADAFAELYDLYIDRIFKYVYYKVGLVPVAEDLTSQVFLKAWERIGDYQPTERPFAAWLYRIAHNLIVDHYRTRRAEAPLDELPLADERMPSFDDWAELHLTRERLQRAIARLTDDQQQVIILKFLEGYGTEQVGEILGKDKGAVRALQFRALNALQRLLRQPEQDRH
- a CDS encoding peptidoglycan DD-metalloendopeptidase family protein, with translation MRRASNPFALRLCIAMLGILVTLGAPKQAIASDPPGYMLPWTAEQWKTVTQGWNTGTHTGTNHQYAYDFYLTENISVRTARAGTVAWIKDTETTCLNDPYATGNGVVINHDDGTATLYMHLAPKQNGQPYGVLVVGGNKVHQGAMVGRSGNTGYVSPCYPDGTGGYHLHFNHQSQGGQPWTTSQAVYFEEYPGWILNAGSSYLSRDYDHVVMVADAPLPGAYTGQLLHLRPQSRGDDFRIYPISGGPSPWDGWNDDPSAVHVPHGVNVTLYADINYGGYAENFSTTDKWLPDNPVGNDNVSSMRYDGVWLFQHLNYNADVNYEAKAEFFTGYADYLPNNYIGNDSATSLTVGHNWQVTLYQHAWGTGNQLVLGEGNYPDLRQHYCGCGGDGTWNDQASSIRAARVGP